Proteins encoded by one window of Procambarus clarkii isolate CNS0578487 chromosome 92, FALCON_Pclarkii_2.0, whole genome shotgun sequence:
- the LOC123775035 gene encoding uncharacterized protein isoform X3 encodes MWSAWTEDPVPQSSTGRQIHGRWYVIEMRIHTRLQPIKAKLSQWCYNVDLSEDSLKNWYPNLVLGTTLQSTNKGNFSYLALKNVSHKAPRESFLRLLQDLQTEFKVEITTGWLRWLTGENEDLQFNLTKTRLAVLLLGEGNDQIRSSVRPTKIPWAETSETIFLNVSLALTEDELLLCSIEDEVVARPAPQQICSTRSEHVNQSVDQMDGEHEQKNVIKTEPPDHDTEHDEPFSLSPDLFQSYDQRSSANGASSSATDYQRVNDTTSTPQTFSAQTVKKEASPDTLWLLSTQDIIPWKQENEIHGRWYIFQLMLLDPLERIVAELSQWSTSIDISTEFLRNWSPKLTLGITEESSSQNHNYYLILKNVSSKDIRRSLLHLLEDLKHQHRISVSTGWVRWLTGPKNDCQLDMCISSIKLLLLGSAKEQTAGSVLTCIPWLEKQTVLVFDILLSNTALEEHVHVLPLQESNSVRSAVIRTPPASQGTQPITTADRSTKSARAEMIETEKENLRLHTQVKEHIRDASALIKIRCQCRRLVADKAKFCSDCGRGLYVRCWSCSEELPWNYRHCNMCGVLLNEELLLDTPPASGSPARLSQSSQSSQPSQPSQPQPATASGGSINNDTFLTPHTSTPSLPASVQASTSSQNDVQTSQFSQNTARNPQHRQYGARMSHLSQHNTQISQQSQCHSQTSRAMRINTHRNRQFPYRTSQPRQNSVERQFGGRATQPSQNNPQISTSTLGASVQALDTSSQNFVQTSQFSQNKTLRPQYSQLRTHMPQPGQNNAQLSQQSQFRSQTLRPMQNDTQRDSQLRSQTLQPGQNNAQISQQSQSRSQMLQPGQNNAQISQQSQSRSQIVQPSQKCTNWEKSNQYRARISGTGQANLQISQRKQVMWSPAYEAKVLRDLQQHHYTETGIHVAFTVISRNPLTVQCSVCNVTVNTGSVEQLVPNLGHHLSDDIHNFHLSMLEGEDPVNAIFAWIAGIYKNIFLPKRTLAVCRCDKVEISLLPTDNPYHTIHAHMNSTKHKHASERFVDSEDITIYGKIRKIK; translated from the exons ATGTGGTCAGCCTGGACAGAGGATCCAGTACCTCAGAGCAGCACTGGACGCCAAATACACGGCCGGTGGTATGTGATAGAGATGAGGATCCACACCCGCCTGCAGCCAATCAAGGCAAAACTCTCCCAGTGGTGTTATAATGTCGACCTTAGTGAAGATTCCTTGAAGAATTGGTACCCAAACTTAGTGCTGGGGACTACACTACAAAGCACAAACAAGGGCAACTTCTCTTATCTGGCATTGAAGAACGTGTCACACAAAGCTCCTAGAGAAAGTTTTCTTAGACTTCTTCAAGACTTGCAGACAGAGTTCAAGGTAGAAATTACCACTGGTTGGTTAAGATGGCTGACGGGAGAGAACGAAGACTTGCAGTTCAACTTGACCAAGACGAGACTGGCAGTACTGCTCCTTGGAGAAGGTAACGACCAAATTAGGTCCTCAGTAAGACCCACTAAGATACCATGGGCAGAGACCTCAGAaactatatttttaaatgtttctcTAGCCTTGACAGAAGATGAATTGTTGCTATGCAGCATTGAGGACGAAGTGGTAGCACGCCCAGCACCTCAACAGATCTGTTCTACACGATCAGAACACGTTAACCAATCAGTAGATCAAATGGACGGTGAACATGAGCAGAAGAATGTCATCAAGACAGAACCACCTGATCATGACACAGAACATGATGAGCCTTTCTCACTATCACCCGACCTCTTCCAGTCTTACGACCAAC GCTCTTCGGCCAATGGTGCCTCATCGTCTGCCACAGACTACCAGAGAGTTAATGACACCACTTCCACGCCCCAAACATTCTCTGCCCAAACTGTCAAGAAAGAGGCCTCACCTGACACATTGTGGTTATTGTCGACACAAGATATCATTCCCTGGAAACAGGAGAACGAAATTCATGGCCGGTGGTATATATTCCAACTGATGCTGCTCGACCCACTGGAGAGGATCGTAGCAGAGCTCTCCCAGTGGTCCACAAGTATCGACATAAGTACAGAATTCTTAAGAAACTGGAGCCCAAAGTTAACGCTTGGAATCACAGAGGAGAGCTCGAGCCAAAACCACAACTATTACTTAATCCTGAAGAACGTGTCAAGTAAGGACATCAGAAGAAGTCTTCTCCACCTCCTTGAAGATCTCAAGCATCAGCACAGGATAAGTGTGAGCACTGGCTGGGTAAGATGGCTCACAGGACCCAAAAATGACTGCCAACTAGACATGTGTATTTCAAGTATCAAACTTCTCCTGCTGGGTAGCGCCAAGGAGCAGACTGCAGGCTCCGTCTTGACTTGTATACCGTGGCTGGAGAAGCAAACGGTCTTAGTGTTCGACATACTGCTATCTAATACAGCTCTTGAAGAACACGTACACGTGTTACCATTGCAAGAGAGCAACAGTGTTAGGTCAGCGGTGATTCGTACACCCCCTGCATCACAAGGTACACAGCCAATCACTACGGCAGACAGATCTACCAAGTCTGCGCGGGCAGAGATGATCGAAACTGAAAAAGAGAATCTGCGTCTGCATACGCAGGTTAAAGAACACATTCGCGATGCTTCTGCACTGATCAAG ATAAGGTGTCAGTGTCGCAGACTCGTGGCAGATAAGGCCAAATTCTGCAGCGATTGTGGTCGAGGTTTGTACGTCAGGTGCTGGTCGTGCAGCGAGGAACTACCGTGGAATTATAGGCACTGCAACATGTGTGGTGTGCTACTAAACG AGGAGTTACTGCTGGACACCCCGCCAGCCTCAGGCAGCCCAGCCAGACTCAGCCAGTCCAGCCAGTCCAGCCAGCCCAGCCAGCCCAGCCAGCCACAGCCAGCTACAGCCAGTGGTGGCTCCATTAACAACGACACCTTtctcaccccacacacctcaACCCCAAGCCTCCCGGCCAGTGTCCAAGCTTCCACATCCTCACAAAATGATGTCCAGACATCGCAGTTCAGTCAAAACACGGCCCGAAATCCACAGCACAGGCAATATGGTGCCCGTATGTCACATCTCAGTCAACATAACACTCAAATATCACAGCAGAGTCAATGTCACTCCCAAACGTCACGAGCCATGCGAATTAATACCCACAGGAACAGGCAATTTCCTTACCGAACGTCACAACCCAGGCAAAATTCTGTCGAAAGGCAATTTGGTGGCCGTGCGACACAGCCTAGCCAAAATAATCCACAAATATCAACCTCAACCCTCGGGGCCAGTGTCCAAGCCCTGGACACATCCTCTCAAAATTTTGTCCAAACATCGCAGTTCAGTCAAAATAAAACTCTACGACCACAGTACAGTCAACTTCGTACCCATATGCCACAACCCGGCCAAAATAATGCCCAACTTTCACAGCAAAGTCAGTTTCGTTCCCAAACGTTACGACCCATGCAAAATGATACCCAAAGGGACAGTCAATTACGCTCCCAAACGTTACAACCTGGCCAAAATAATGCCCAAATATCACAGCAAAGTCAGTCTCGATCCCAAATGTTACAACCTGGCCAAAATAATGCCCAAATATCACAGCAAAGTCAGTCTCGTTCCCAAATTGTACAACCTAGCCAAAAGTGTACCAACTGGGAAAAGAGTAACCAATATCGTGCCCGAATCTCTGGGACTGGTCAAGCTAACTTGCAAATCTCTCAGCGCAAGCAAGTCATGTGGTCTCCAGCCTACGAGGCAAAGGTTTTAAGAGACCTACAACAGCATCACTATACAGAAACCGGGATACATGTTGCTTTCACTGTGATCTCAAGGAATCCACTGACTGTGCAATGTAGTGTTTGCAATGTCACAGTTAACACTGGAAGCGTCGAGCAACTGGTCCCAAATTTAGGTCATCATCTCTCTGACGATATTCACAACTTCCACTTAAGTATGTTGGAAGGTGAGGATCCAGTGAACGCCATATTTGCCTGGATTGCTGGCATctacaaaaatatttttttgccGAAGAGGACTTTAGCCGTGTGTCGTTGCGACAAGGTAGAGATTAGCCTACTGCCCACTGACAACCCCTACCATACTATACACGCCCATATGAATAGCACCAAGCATAAACATGCAAGTGAAAGATTCGTTGACAGTGAAGATATCACAATATATGGCAAGATTAGAAAGATTAAATGA
- the LOC123775035 gene encoding uncharacterized protein isoform X2 → MDAVDAAAGTTSSTLQCSQTWTSPTIMWSAWTEDPVPQSSTGRQIHGRWYVIEMRIHTRLQPIKAKLSQWCYNVDLSEDSLKNWYPNLVLGTTLQSTNKGNFSYLALKNVSHKAPRESFLRLLQDLQTEFKVEITTGWLRWLTGENEDLQFNLTKTRLAVLLLGEGNDQIRSSVRPTKIPWAETSETIFLNVSLALTEDELLLCSIEDEVVARPAPQQICSTRSEHVNQSVDQMDGEHEQKNVIKTEPPDHDTEHDEPFSLSPDLFQSYDQRSSANGASSSATDYQRVNDTTSTPQTFSAQTVKKEASPDTLWLLSTQDIIPWKQENEIHGRWYIFQLMLLDPLERIVAELSQWSTSIDISTEFLRNWSPKLTLGITEESSSQNHNYYLILKNVSSKDIRRSLLHLLEDLKHQHRISVSTGWVRWLTGPKNDCQLDMCISSIKLLLLGSAKEQTAGSVLTCIPWLEKQTVLVFDILLSNTALEEHVHVLPLQESNSVRSAVIRTPPASQGTQPITTADRSTKSARAEMIETEKENLRLHTQVKEHIRDASALIKIRCQCRRLVADKAKFCSDCGRGLYVRCWSCSEELPWNYRHCNMCGVLLNEELLLDTPPASGSPARLSQSSQSSQPSQPSQPQPATASGGSINNDTFLTPHTSTPSLPASVQASTSSQNDVQTSQFSQNTARNPQHRQYGARMSHLSQHNTQISQQSQCHSQTSRAMRINTHRNRQFPYRTSQPRQNSVERQFGGRATQPSQNNPQISTSTLGASVQALDTSSQNFVQTSQFSQNKTLRPQYSQLRTHMPQPGQNNAQLSQQSQFRSQTLRPMQNDTQRDSQLRSQTLQPGQNNAQISQQSQSRSQMLQPGQNNAQISQQSQSRSQIVQPSQKCTNWEKSNQYRARISGTGQANLQISQRKQVMWSPAYEAKVLRDLQQHHYTETGIHVAFTVISRNPLTVQCSVCNVTVNTGSVEQLVPNLGHHLSDDIHNFHLSMLEGEDPVNAIFAWIAGIYKNIFLPKRTLAVCRCDKVEISLLPTDNPYHTIHAHMNSTKHKHASERFVDSEDITIYGKIRKIK, encoded by the exons AT GGACGCTGTTGACGCAGCCGCTGGCACCACAAGCTCAACCCTCCAATGTTCCCAAACATGGACCTCTCCCACTATCATGTGGTCAGCCTGGACAGAGGATCCAGTACCTCAGAGCAGCACTGGACGCCAAATACACGGCCGGTGGTATGTGATAGAGATGAGGATCCACACCCGCCTGCAGCCAATCAAGGCAAAACTCTCCCAGTGGTGTTATAATGTCGACCTTAGTGAAGATTCCTTGAAGAATTGGTACCCAAACTTAGTGCTGGGGACTACACTACAAAGCACAAACAAGGGCAACTTCTCTTATCTGGCATTGAAGAACGTGTCACACAAAGCTCCTAGAGAAAGTTTTCTTAGACTTCTTCAAGACTTGCAGACAGAGTTCAAGGTAGAAATTACCACTGGTTGGTTAAGATGGCTGACGGGAGAGAACGAAGACTTGCAGTTCAACTTGACCAAGACGAGACTGGCAGTACTGCTCCTTGGAGAAGGTAACGACCAAATTAGGTCCTCAGTAAGACCCACTAAGATACCATGGGCAGAGACCTCAGAaactatatttttaaatgtttctcTAGCCTTGACAGAAGATGAATTGTTGCTATGCAGCATTGAGGACGAAGTGGTAGCACGCCCAGCACCTCAACAGATCTGTTCTACACGATCAGAACACGTTAACCAATCAGTAGATCAAATGGACGGTGAACATGAGCAGAAGAATGTCATCAAGACAGAACCACCTGATCATGACACAGAACATGATGAGCCTTTCTCACTATCACCCGACCTCTTCCAGTCTTACGACCAAC GCTCTTCGGCCAATGGTGCCTCATCGTCTGCCACAGACTACCAGAGAGTTAATGACACCACTTCCACGCCCCAAACATTCTCTGCCCAAACTGTCAAGAAAGAGGCCTCACCTGACACATTGTGGTTATTGTCGACACAAGATATCATTCCCTGGAAACAGGAGAACGAAATTCATGGCCGGTGGTATATATTCCAACTGATGCTGCTCGACCCACTGGAGAGGATCGTAGCAGAGCTCTCCCAGTGGTCCACAAGTATCGACATAAGTACAGAATTCTTAAGAAACTGGAGCCCAAAGTTAACGCTTGGAATCACAGAGGAGAGCTCGAGCCAAAACCACAACTATTACTTAATCCTGAAGAACGTGTCAAGTAAGGACATCAGAAGAAGTCTTCTCCACCTCCTTGAAGATCTCAAGCATCAGCACAGGATAAGTGTGAGCACTGGCTGGGTAAGATGGCTCACAGGACCCAAAAATGACTGCCAACTAGACATGTGTATTTCAAGTATCAAACTTCTCCTGCTGGGTAGCGCCAAGGAGCAGACTGCAGGCTCCGTCTTGACTTGTATACCGTGGCTGGAGAAGCAAACGGTCTTAGTGTTCGACATACTGCTATCTAATACAGCTCTTGAAGAACACGTACACGTGTTACCATTGCAAGAGAGCAACAGTGTTAGGTCAGCGGTGATTCGTACACCCCCTGCATCACAAGGTACACAGCCAATCACTACGGCAGACAGATCTACCAAGTCTGCGCGGGCAGAGATGATCGAAACTGAAAAAGAGAATCTGCGTCTGCATACGCAGGTTAAAGAACACATTCGCGATGCTTCTGCACTGATCAAG ATAAGGTGTCAGTGTCGCAGACTCGTGGCAGATAAGGCCAAATTCTGCAGCGATTGTGGTCGAGGTTTGTACGTCAGGTGCTGGTCGTGCAGCGAGGAACTACCGTGGAATTATAGGCACTGCAACATGTGTGGTGTGCTACTAAACG AGGAGTTACTGCTGGACACCCCGCCAGCCTCAGGCAGCCCAGCCAGACTCAGCCAGTCCAGCCAGTCCAGCCAGCCCAGCCAGCCCAGCCAGCCACAGCCAGCTACAGCCAGTGGTGGCTCCATTAACAACGACACCTTtctcaccccacacacctcaACCCCAAGCCTCCCGGCCAGTGTCCAAGCTTCCACATCCTCACAAAATGATGTCCAGACATCGCAGTTCAGTCAAAACACGGCCCGAAATCCACAGCACAGGCAATATGGTGCCCGTATGTCACATCTCAGTCAACATAACACTCAAATATCACAGCAGAGTCAATGTCACTCCCAAACGTCACGAGCCATGCGAATTAATACCCACAGGAACAGGCAATTTCCTTACCGAACGTCACAACCCAGGCAAAATTCTGTCGAAAGGCAATTTGGTGGCCGTGCGACACAGCCTAGCCAAAATAATCCACAAATATCAACCTCAACCCTCGGGGCCAGTGTCCAAGCCCTGGACACATCCTCTCAAAATTTTGTCCAAACATCGCAGTTCAGTCAAAATAAAACTCTACGACCACAGTACAGTCAACTTCGTACCCATATGCCACAACCCGGCCAAAATAATGCCCAACTTTCACAGCAAAGTCAGTTTCGTTCCCAAACGTTACGACCCATGCAAAATGATACCCAAAGGGACAGTCAATTACGCTCCCAAACGTTACAACCTGGCCAAAATAATGCCCAAATATCACAGCAAAGTCAGTCTCGATCCCAAATGTTACAACCTGGCCAAAATAATGCCCAAATATCACAGCAAAGTCAGTCTCGTTCCCAAATTGTACAACCTAGCCAAAAGTGTACCAACTGGGAAAAGAGTAACCAATATCGTGCCCGAATCTCTGGGACTGGTCAAGCTAACTTGCAAATCTCTCAGCGCAAGCAAGTCATGTGGTCTCCAGCCTACGAGGCAAAGGTTTTAAGAGACCTACAACAGCATCACTATACAGAAACCGGGATACATGTTGCTTTCACTGTGATCTCAAGGAATCCACTGACTGTGCAATGTAGTGTTTGCAATGTCACAGTTAACACTGGAAGCGTCGAGCAACTGGTCCCAAATTTAGGTCATCATCTCTCTGACGATATTCACAACTTCCACTTAAGTATGTTGGAAGGTGAGGATCCAGTGAACGCCATATTTGCCTGGATTGCTGGCATctacaaaaatatttttttgccGAAGAGGACTTTAGCCGTGTGTCGTTGCGACAAGGTAGAGATTAGCCTACTGCCCACTGACAACCCCTACCATACTATACACGCCCATATGAATAGCACCAAGCATAAACATGCAAGTGAAAGATTCGTTGACAGTGAAGATATCACAATATATGGCAAGATTAGAAAGATTAAATGA